The following coding sequences lie in one Cyanobacterium sp. Dongsha4 genomic window:
- a CDS encoding ABC transporter ATP-binding protein, whose amino-acid sequence MLNECVIKLKNIHVSYGKNLVLENINLEVKEKDFIGIIGPNGGGKTTLLKTLLGLIKPQQGEISVMNYPLNKGRKYIGYVPQALEFDRTFPIFVEDVVRMGRLSTKHLFKPYNHYDEEIVSHCLQQVGMEKLRSRPIGELSGGERQRVYIARALATKPNILLLDEPTANVDSKVQNNIYELLRELNEYMTILLISHDLAAISSYVKTIACLNRRLHYHQDKLITPEMIQATYQCPVDLIAHGIPHRVLPKHK is encoded by the coding sequence ATGCTCAATGAATGTGTCATCAAATTAAAAAATATTCATGTTAGTTATGGAAAAAATCTAGTATTAGAGAATATTAATTTAGAGGTAAAAGAAAAAGATTTTATCGGCATAATCGGGCCTAATGGTGGTGGAAAAACTACTTTATTAAAAACTTTATTAGGATTAATCAAACCCCAACAAGGGGAAATTTCTGTTATGAATTATCCTCTAAATAAAGGTAGAAAATATATTGGTTATGTCCCTCAAGCCTTAGAGTTCGATCGCACCTTTCCTATTTTTGTGGAAGATGTAGTAAGAATGGGCAGACTATCGACAAAACATCTATTTAAACCCTACAATCACTATGATGAAGAAATTGTTAGCCATTGCCTTCAACAGGTAGGAATGGAAAAATTGCGATCGCGCCCTATAGGGGAATTATCAGGGGGAGAAAGACAGAGAGTATATATAGCCCGTGCTTTAGCCACTAAACCGAATATTTTACTATTAGATGAGCCTACCGCTAATGTTGACTCAAAAGTACAAAACAATATTTATGAGTTACTAAGAGAATTAAATGAATATATGACCATATTACTAATATCTCATGATTTAGCGGCAATTTCTAGCTATGTAAAAACCATTGCTTGTTTAAATCGTCGCCTACACTATCACCAAGATAAACTTATTACCCCAGAAATGATTCAAGCAACTTATCAATGCCCTGTGGATTTAATTGCTCATGGTATTCCCCATCGAGTGTTACCGAAACATAAATAA